The genome window TTCTTCCTCTAGTTAAAATTACAGGAACCTCTTTTTGCGGCTCGCTCAAAAGAACTAATTTGGGAGTAAATGCTTTTTTTTCCCAAATATAAATTTTTGGCTTTGCAAAGAATTCAATTGATTTTTTTATTACAATAAATAGAGGAAATCCTTCTACTTGAAGAAAAGTTAATCCGATAGCTGTTCCCATTAAAATAGAAGTTATGATAAGCCATAAAATAAAACTAGTCTCAGCAATAGTAAAAAATAAAACAAGAGAAATTGTTCCAGCAATAGATATAAATATAAATTGCTTAAACGTGAGGGGACCAACTATTTTAAGTTCGTGTTCAATGAATTGTGGTACTTTATATTGCATATTATTCTATGGGCTCTCTATACAGGTCGTTATTTTCTGCAATAACATTTTCCC of Candidatus Nealsonbacteria bacterium contains these proteins:
- a CDS encoding PrgI family protein, which translates into the protein MQYKVPQFIEHELKIVGPLTFKQFIFISIAGTISLVLFFTIAETSFILWLIITSILMGTAIGLTFLQVEGFPLFIVIKKSIEFFAKPKIYIWEKKAFTPKLVLLSEPQKEVPVILTRGRTIKSAEKSRLKKLWNEIELK